The following coding sequences are from one Lujinxingia vulgaris window:
- a CDS encoding DUF58 domain-containing protein, which yields MAEALRQTYLDPAVLDQLGDMHVRARQLAQGVIAGLHRSPQRGGSVEFSEYTEYSAGQELRRVDWKVFGKSDKYYVKQYEDETNLQTFLLLDGSGSMAFKSELGPLTKLDHARYVAATLAYLLIRQGDAVGALGFAETPGAFLPAAARTKHLDDIFYLLDNLPAQGPTALDDSLRQIAERARRRSLILIFSDMLDATEHTEDLLRVLKSRKFDVVIFQGLDPAELTLPFEGLSLFEGMEDDGELLADPDDLRDRYIEAMRAHNARIASVCAGANISYLSYDTTRPVELVCQDFLRRR from the coding sequence ATGGCCGAAGCGCTGCGCCAGACCTACCTCGACCCGGCTGTCCTCGATCAACTCGGCGACATGCACGTGCGCGCCCGACAGCTCGCCCAGGGCGTCATCGCCGGGTTGCACCGCTCGCCACAGCGCGGCGGCTCGGTGGAGTTTTCCGAATACACCGAATACTCCGCCGGCCAGGAACTGCGCCGCGTCGACTGGAAAGTTTTTGGAAAGAGCGACAAGTACTACGTCAAGCAATACGAAGACGAGACCAACCTCCAGACCTTCCTGCTCCTCGACGGCTCGGGCTCCATGGCCTTTAAGAGCGAACTTGGGCCGCTCACCAAGCTCGATCACGCCCGCTACGTCGCCGCCACTCTGGCTTACCTGCTGATCCGCCAGGGCGACGCCGTCGGCGCGCTGGGATTTGCAGAGACCCCCGGCGCCTTTTTGCCCGCCGCCGCCCGCACCAAACACCTCGACGACATCTTCTACCTGCTCGACAACCTGCCCGCGCAAGGCCCCACCGCCCTCGACGACAGCCTGCGCCAGATCGCCGAGCGCGCCCGCCGCAGAAGCCTCATCCTGATCTTCAGCGACATGCTCGACGCCACCGAACACACCGAAGATCTCTTGCGCGTGCTCAAGAGCCGCAAATTCGACGTGGTGATCTTCCAGGGCCTCGACCCCGCCGAGCTCACGCTGCCCTTTGAGGGCTTAAGCCTCTTTGAGGGCATGGAGGATGACGGCGAACTTCTGGCCGATCCCGACGACCTGCGCGACCGCTACATCGAGGCGATGCGCGCCCATAACGCCCGCATCGCGTCGGTGTGTGCCGGCGCCAACATCTCGTACTTAAGCTACGACACCACACGCCCTGTTGAGCTTGTGTGTCAGGACTTTCTGAGGAGGCGCTGA